One Brassica napus cultivar Da-Ae chromosome C4, Da-Ae, whole genome shotgun sequence genomic region harbors:
- the LOC106445433 gene encoding gibberellin 20 oxidase 3 — MNTLSLNIIEFLGMSLGIERRYMREFYRDNDSILRLNYYPPCKQPNHTLGTGPHTDPTSLTILYQDHVGGLQVFVENQWRSIAPKPQSFVVNIGDTLMALTNGIYRSCLHRAVVNKERETMSLAFFLCPQMDKVVKPPKELLEVSGQRLYPNFTWSMFLEFTQKHYRSDKNTLQKFSDWLRSKEVIDNKLAGQS, encoded by the exons ATGAACACTCTTTCGCTAAATATCATAGAGTTTCTTGGAATGAGTCTTGGGATCGAAAGACGCTATATGAGAGAGTTTTACCGAGATAACGATTCGATActtaggttgaattactatccGCCATGCAAGCAGCCAAACCATACATTAGGGACAGGACCCCACACCGACCCGACTTCTCTAACCATACTTTATCAAGACCACGTCGGTGGTCTTCAGGTTTTCGTGGAGAACCAGTGGAGATCCATCGCTCCCAAGCCTCAATCATTCGTGGTTAACATCGGCGATACCCTCATG GCGTTGACGAATGGAATATACAGAAGTTGCTTGCACCGAGCAGTGGTGAACAAAGAAAGGGAAACGATGTCATTAGCATTTTTCTTATGTCCACAAATGGACAAAGTGGTGAAACCACCGAAGGAGCTACTAGAAGTGTCCGGCCAAAGGCTGTATCCTAACTTTACATGGTCCATGTTTCTTGAGTTCACGCAGAAGCATTATAGATCCGACAAGAACACTCTTCAAAAGTTCTCAGACTGGCTTAGGAGCAAAGAAGTTATCGACAACAAACTTGCCGGACAAAGTTag
- the LOC125586041 gene encoding uncharacterized protein LOC125586041, whose product MECDVQDDDLLADEVREMDEKARHSHVAVSSNVMLAQRNKKSSRSGAKRSAPLGIQSREREILHQGSPRPRTAKSSGGSKIRGRGHNEKEGGRKRPDSSFLPFKQMLNDCGMLEFPFTGDMLSWVGKRSGGATVRCRLDRAVGNADWHEKFPHSSVKYMRLWGSDHRPILADILTKPTRRSKKFKFDKRWLDNEELRQVILEGWKSPDFPPNATIMEHISSCRKALSEWRRQHNVNSAKLVEELKEKVEAMYANDNATTEEIAGALKELSDALKAEELFWKQKSRQRRARNKITQLLDENGDIVEDEEGLVAIATSYFRQIFESSDPEDIEDPLSQIPATITGDMNNNLTAPVSEWEIKLALFAMHPEKAPGPDGMTALFYQKLWDIVEDDLTLMVNKFLFEGTMADGLNDTNICLIPKTTRPNVMSQFRPISLCNVSYKIISKVLCQRLKRVLPGLVSETQSAFVAGRQISDNIMIAQEMFHALRTKPGGRSKRMAIKTDMSKAYDRMEWSFVEAVMRKMGFSERINAITRQELKDVLGIQNDGGMGTYLGIPEDISGSKCKLFAFLKEKLMHRVNGWTGRWLSKGGKEVLIKSILLALPTYVMSTFLLPLEICENLASAIAQFWWSSNPPKRGIHWAKWEKVCLPREEGGIGFRMIHEFNMALLAKQLWRLLQFPDSLVARVLRGRYYRLSSPLRVNNATSPSYVWTSITAARKLLLLGIRQKIHSGYEVKVWEDPWIPTTPARPAVPVAPVMHPNMRVSDLIDQVSKEWDVGLLENYVTPGDIPLTRSLAISSTHRRDSFCWNYTRNGQYTVKSGYWLAQNVLTPAVEKEIVEPSIKKLQAFAWKIKAPNKICHLIWQLLTGHVTVTRNLTRRNMRCDNYCPRCGELEETVTHAFFECPPALQVWSLSSTPTSPDIFPVSNVYTNMDYLFWRKNSIIEPEQDRDPYPWLLWYIWKARNDKLFRGIDRNPLELVRHAESECQAWFNANDLQPVVQPVVQDNISEVDQAISLVAAVGYGWTARRTLNLWEQRISLDSNQPCIRK is encoded by the exons ATGGAGTGTGATGTTCAAGATGACGACCTCCTGGCTGATGAAGTTAGGGAGATGGATGAGAAAGCAAGGCATAGTCATGTAGCTGTCTCATCGAATGTGATGCTGGCGCAGCGTAATAAGAAGAGCTCCCGAAGTGGCGCCAAGAGGAGTGCTCCTTTGGGCATTcaaagcagagagagagagattcttcATCAAGGTTCCCCTCGTCCACGCACAGCTAAGTCCTCAGGAGGAAGCAAGATACGAGGGAGGG GTCATAATGAGAAAGAAGGAGGGCGAAAACGCCCTGATAGCTCTTTCCTTCCCTTTAAGCAAATGCTTAATGACTGTGGGATGCTAGAATTCCCTTTTACGGGGGATATGCTCTCATGGGTAGGGAAGAGATCAGGAGGTGCAACTGTTCGATGTCGTTTAGATAGAGCAGTGGGAAATGCAGATTGGCATGAAAAGTTTCCTCATTCGTCTGTGAAGTATATGAGGTTATGGGGATCGGATCATCGTCCGATTCTTGCTGACATACTCACAAAGCCAACAAGAAGATCAAAAAAGTTTAAGTTTGATAAGAGATGGCTAGACAACGAGGAGTTAAGGCAAGTTATTCTTGAGGGATGGAAATCTCCTGATTTTCCTCCTAATGCGACTATTATGGAACATATTTCCAGCTGCAGGAAAGCCTTGAGTGAATGGAGGAGACAACATAATGTAAATTCGGCTAAATTAGTTGAGGAGCTTAAGGAAAAAGTGGAGGCCATGTACGCGAATGATAACGCTACAACTGAGGAAATTGCAGGAGCGTTGAAGGAACTCTCTGATGCTCTTAAAGCTGAAGAATTGTTCTGGAAACAGAAGAGCCGG CAAAGAAGAGCAAGGAATAAGATAACACAACTCTTAGACGAGAATGGAGACATTGTGGAGGATGAAGAAGGATtggtagccattgctactagctaCTTTAGACAGATCTTTGAATCATCGGATCCTGAGGATATTGAAGACCCTCTCTCTCAAATTCCTGCAACGATTACTGGAGACATGAATAACAACCTTACAGCTCCGGTCTCTGAATGGGAAATCAAATTAGCACTCTTTGCTATGCATCCAGAAAAGGCCCCCGGGCCAGATGGGATGACTGCCCTGTTTTATCAGAAATTATGGGATATAGTAGAGGATGACCTAACCcttatggttaataaattcCTTTTCGAGGGGACAATGGCGGATGGActgaatgatacaaatatatgtctcATTCCGAAGACAACAAGGCCCAATGTGATGTCCCAGTTTAGGCCAATCAGCTTATGTAACGTCAGTTATAAGATAAtctctaaggtcttatgccagagaTTAAAGAGGGTGTTACCAGGACTTGTATCGGAGACacagtcagcctttgttgctgggAGACAGATCtctgataatattatgattgctCAGGAGATGTTCCATGCTCTTAGGACTAAACCAGGTGGACGTAGTAAGAGGATGGCTATTAAGACAGATATGAGCAAGGCATATGACAGGATGGAATGGTCTTTTGTTGAAGCTGTGATGCGAAAAATGGGATTTTCAGAG cggATTAATGCGATCACGAGACAAGAGCTTAAAGATGTGCTTGGAATACAGAATGATGGAGGAATGGGAACTTACCTTGGTATCCCAGAAGACATAAGTGGCTCCAAGTGCAAACTCTTTGcatttttgaaagaaaagtTGATGCACagagtgaatggatggacaGGAAGATGGCTCTCCAAAGGTGGGAAGGAAGTGTTGATTAAATCTATTCTGCTCGCTCTACCGACATACGTTATGTCTACTTTTCTACTCCctttggagatatgtgaaaatCTTGCCagtgccattgcacaattctggtggagttcaaATCCACCAAAAAGAGGAATACATTGGGCGAAGTGGGAAAAAGTCTGTTTACCCAGAGAGGAGGGTGGAATCGGTTTTCGAATGATCCATGAGTTCAATATGGCCCTTTTGGCTAAACAACTATGGAGGCTACTTCAATTCCCTGATTCTCTGGTTGCACGGGTATTGAGAGGAAGATACTATAGATTGAGTTCTCCACTAAGAGTGAATAATGCTACAAGCCCATCCTATGTGTGGACAAGCATTACAGCCGCAAGGAAGTTGCTACTACTAGGGATCAGACAGAAGATACATTCAGGGTACGAAGTTAAGGTGTGGGAGGATCCATGGATTCCAACGACCCCTGCGAGACCAGCTGTCCCCGTAGCGCCAGTTATGCACCCAAATATGAGAGTCAGTGATCTTATTGATCAGGTATCGAAGGAGTGGGATGTTGGTTTATTGGAAAATTATGTTACCCCTGGAGACATACCTCTCACAAGGAGTTTAGCCATAAGTTCAACCCATCGTCGGGATTCTTTCTGTTGGAACTACACAAGGAATGGCCAAtatacggttaaatctggatattggcTGGCACAGAATGTATTAACACCAGCGGTAGAGAAGGAAATTGTAGAGCCAAGCATCAAAAAGCTCCAAGCCTTCGCTTGGAAGATAAAGGCGCCGAAcaagatatgtcatcttatttGGCAACTATTAACTGGTCATGTGACAGTAACGAGGAACTTAACAAGACGTAATATGAGGTGTGACAACTATTGTCCAAGATGCGGAGAATTAGAAGAAACTGTGACCCATGCATTTTTTGAATGCCCGCCTGCTCTTCAAGTCTGGTCATTATCATCGACTCCAACAAGCCCGGATATATTTCCAGTATCAAACGTCTACACGAACATGGATTATTTGTTCTGGAGAAAGAATAGCATCATTGAGCCGGAACAAGAtagggatccttatccctggttgctatggtatatttggaaggccaGGAACGACAAACTCTTCAGAGGTATAGATAGAAATCCCTTGGAGCTAGTTCGACATGCAGAGAGTGAATGCCAGGCCTGGTTTAATGCTAACGATCTACAACCAGTGGTCCAACCAGTGGTACAAGATAATATTTCTGAGGTAGACCAAGCCATAAGCTTGG TGGCTGCGGTTGGGTATGGATGGACAGCGCGGAGAACACTCAACTTATGGGAACAAAGAATTTCACTCGACTCGAATCAGCCTTgcattcggaagtag